One window of Triticum dicoccoides isolate Atlit2015 ecotype Zavitan chromosome 5A, WEW_v2.0, whole genome shotgun sequence genomic DNA carries:
- the LOC119299794 gene encoding protein rough sheath 2 homolog, producing the protein MEMKERQRWRPEEDAILRSYVRQYGPREWNLVAQRMNVPLDRDAKSCLERWKNYLRPGIKKGSLTDDEQRLVIRLQAKHGNKWKKIAAEVPGRTAKRLGKWWEVFKEKQQREIRDSRRPPPEPSPDERGRYEWLLENFAEKLVKERQQVGVGATPLHHHHLMAAPMLPPWMSSTAANGAPVSPAPPSPSVTLSLASAVVPPPTAAPWMQQQQQMAEDGAAFGFARPPPAPGMVADAPQAALAELAECCRELDEGHRAWAAHRKEASWRLKRVELQLESERACRRREAAEEFEAKMRALWEEQAAAVERLEAEYREKVAGLRRDAELKEQKMAEQWAAKHARLTKFLEQVGSSCRRWPPGEMNGR; encoded by the coding sequence ATGGAGATGAAGGAGAGACAGCGGTGGCGGCCTGAGGAAGACGCCATCCTCCGCTCCTACGTCCGGCAGTATGGCCCCCGCGAGTGGAACCTGGTGGCGCAGCGCATGAACGTGCCCCTCGACCGCGACGCCAAGTCCTGCCTCGAGCGCTGGAAGAACTACCTCCGCCCCGGCATCAAGAAGGGCTCCCTCACCGACGACGAGCAGCGCCTCGTCATCCGCCTCCAGGCCAAGCACGGCAACAAGTGGAAGAAGATCGCCGCCGAGGTGCCCGGCCGCACGGCGAAGCGCCTCGGCAAGTGGTGGGAGGTGTTCAAGGAGAAGCAGCAGCGGGAGATCAGGGACAGCCGGAGGCCGCCCCCCGAGCCCAGCCCCGACGAGAGGGGCAGGTACGAGTGGCTGCTCGAGAACTTCGCCGAGAAGCTCGTCAAGGAGAGGCAGCAGGTGGGAGTGGGCGCCACGCCGCTGCACCACCACCACCTCATGGCGGCTCCCATGCTCCCGCCCTGGATGTCGTCCACCGCCGCCAACGGCGCGCCCGTCTCTccggcgccgccgtcgccgtccgtgACGCTCAGCCTCGCCTCCGCCGTCGTCCCGCCCCCGACCGCCGCGCCGtggatgcagcagcagcagcagatggcGGAGGACGGCGCCGCGTTCGGGTTCGCCAGGCCGCCACCGGCGCCGGGCATGGTGGCGGATGCTCCTCAGGCAGCGCTGGCAGAGCTGGCCGAGTGCTGCCGGGAGCTGGACGAGGGGCACCGCGCGTGGGCCGCGCACCGGAAAGAGGCCTCGTGGAGGCTGAAGCGCGTGGAGCTGCAGCTGGAGTCGGAGCGCGCGTGCCGGCGGCGCGAGGCCGCGGAGGAGTTCGAGGCCAAGATGCGAGCGCTGTGGGAGGAGCAGGCGGCCGCCGTGGAGCGCCTCGAGGCGGAGTACCGGGAGAAGGTGGCCGGGCTCCGGCGTGATGCCGAGCTCAAGGAGCAGAAGATGGCGGAGCAGTGGGCCGCCAAGCACGCCCGCCTCACCAAGTTCCTCGAGCAGGTCGGCTCGTCGTGCCGCCGCTGGCCGCCCGGCGAGATGAACGGCCGCTGA